Genomic DNA from Microbaculum marinisediminis:
GCGACGCCCCCCTCGCAAGCGAGATTTCTTGACGAGGCCCTCGTACTGATGCGCCAGCAGATGCCCCTGGACCTGCGAAACCGTGTCCATCGTTACCGACACCACGATCAGCAGTGACGTACCGCCGAAATAGAAGGGCACATTCCAGGCCGTTACCAGGAATTCGGGCAACAGGCAGACCAGCGTGAGGTAGATCGCACCGATGACCGTGATCCGGGTCAACACATAGTCGATGTACTGGGCCGTGCGCTCGCCCGGGCGGATACCCGGAATGAAGCCACCATGCTTTTTCAGGTTGTCGGCTGTATCGGCCGGATTGAAAACGACCGCCGTATAGAAGAAGGCGAAAAAGATGATCCCGACCGCGTAGAACAGCATGTACAGCGGCTGGCCGTGACCGAGCAGCGCGGTCACCGTGGTCAGCCACGCCGGCCCCTCGCCGCTCGAGAAGTTCGCTACCGTGATCGGCAGCAACAGCAGCGACGACGCGAAGATCGGCGGAATGACACCGGCGGTGTTCAGCTTCAGCGGCAGGTGCGAGGAATCGCCCTGGAACATCCGGTTGCCGACCTGGCGCTTGGGATACTGGATCAGAAGCCGGCGCTGAGCGCGCTCCACGAACACGATGAAGGCGATCACGGCAACCGCCATCACGAAGATGGCCAGGATGATGCCCGTCGACATGGCGCCCTGGCGGCCCAGTTCGAGCATGCCGGCGATCGCCGATGGCAGACCGGCCACGATACCGGCGAAAATGATCAGCGAAATGCCGTTGCCGACGCCGCGCTGGGTGATCTGTTCGCCCAGCCACATCAGGAACACCGTACCGCCGGTCAGCGTGATGACCGTCGTGAACCGGAAGAACATCCCCGGATCATTGACGACAGTGCCGGCCCCTTCGAGGCCGACCGCGATACCGTAGGCCTGGACCGCGGCGAGGAACACCGTGCCGTAGCGCGTGTACTGATTCAGCGTCTTCCGGCCCTGCTCACCCTCTTTCTTGAGCTGCTCCAGATGCGGCGAGACCGCGGTCAGGAGCTGCACGATAATCGAGGCCGAGATGTACGGCATGATATTGAGGGCGAAGATCGCCATCCGTTCGACGGCACCGCCGGCGAACATGTTGAACATGCCCAGAATGCCCGAAGACTGCTGCTGAAACATATCAGCGACCGCCTGCGGGTTGATCCCCGGAAGCGGGATATAGGTGCCGAGCCGATACACCAGCAGCGCACCAAGGGTGAACCAGATGCGCTGCTTCAGTTCGGTCGCTTTCGCAAGCGCGCCGAAATTCAGATTGGCTGCGAGTTGTTCAGCTGCTGACGCCATTTTCCCCTCCGCCGCAGGTTGCCCGGGTCAATATCGGCCGGGCACCGTTGGCGTTGCCTCAGCCTTGCTTGTCTTCGCTGGCCGCGGACGTCTTGGCCGCCGGCGTCTTCGCCTTGGAAGCCCGCTCCGCGGCCTTCTTCGACTTCGGTGGCTCGGCCGCCGCCTTCGGCGCCAGTGCGGCGATCTCGATGCTGCCGCCGGCCTTCTCGACCGCAGCGACCGCATTCTTCGAGGCGCCCTGCACCTGGAACGACACCTTGGCCGTTAGCTCGCCGCCGCCCAGCAGCCGCACGCCATCCTTGGTGCGCCGTGCGATCCCCGCCGCGACGAGGATCTCGCTGGTCACCGCCTGCTTGGCGTCGAGCTTGCCAGCATCGATCGCCGTCTGGATACGATCCAGGTTAACGACGGCGAACGACTTCGCTGAGATATTGTTGAACCCGCGCTTCGGCAAGCGCCGATGCAGCGGCATCTGGCCGCCCTCGAAGCCTTTGATGGCGACGCCGGACCGCGATTTCTGGCCCTTGTGACCGCGTCCCGCGGTCTTGCCGAGGCCGGAACCGATGCCGCGTCCCACGCGTTTGCGGGCATGCTTGGCGCCGGGACGGTCTGCGATCTCGTTGAGCTTCATTTTATCCGCTCTCTGTCGTTCAATTTTCCTCGACCACCCGGACCAGATGCTGGACCTTGGTGATCATGCCACGCACCGCCGGGGTATCTTCCAGCGTACGCCTCTTGTGCATCTTGTTGAGCCCGAGCCCGATCAGCGTCGCGCGCTGGTCACCCGGACGGCGAATCGGCGAGCCGATCTGCTCGACCGTAATCGTCTTTCCGCTTTTCTTGGCCATAAGACTGTCTCCTGGGCGCTGTCTCAGGCTTCCGCCGCAGCGTCGCCGACGGCGTCACGACGCCGCGACTGAAGGGCAGACACCTTGAGACCGCGACGAGCCGCAACCGAACGCGGGCTGTCCTCGGCCTTCAGCGCCTGGAACGTCGCGCGAACCATGTTGTACGGGTTCGACGACCCAAGCGACTTGGCGACGACGTCCTGCACACCGAGCGTCTCGAACACCGCGCGCATCGGGCCACCGGCGATGATACCGGTACCGGGAGGCGCGGCACGCAGAACCACGCGACCGGCGCCCCAGCGTCCGGCGACGTCGTGATGAAGCGTACGCCCCTCGCGCAGCGGCACGCGCACCATCGACCGCTTCGCGGCGTCAGTCGCCTTGCGGATCGCCTCCGGCACCTCGCGCGCCTTGCCGTGGCCGAAACCGACCCTGCCCTTCTGGTCGCCGACAACCACCAGCGCGGCGAACCCGAACCGGCGGCCGCCCTTGACGACCTTGGCGACACGATTGATGTGGACGAGCTTGTCCACGAATTCGCTGTCGCGCTCGCGATCTTCTCTTACCCGGCCTGCCACGTCTCTATTCCTCTTTCTGTCGCGTTTCTCGCCGGCCTCAGAATTCGAGGCCGACCTCGCGCGCTGCGTCGGCGAGTGCCTTTACCCGCCCGTGATACAGATAGCCGCCACGATCGAACACCACCTGTTTGATGCCAGCCTCGACCGCGCGCTCGGCCACGAGCTTGCCGACCGCTTCGGCCGCAGCCCGGTCGGCGCCGGTCTTCAGGGCACCGCGCAGATCCTTCTCCAGCGTCGACGCCGAGGCCAGAGTGCGGCCGGCGGCATCGTCGATGACCTGCGCGTAGATGTTCTTCGAGGAGCGGTGCACGCTCAGCCGCGGCCGGCCATTGGCCGCCCGGCGGAGTGCCCGCCGAACCCGCATTGTCCGCTTCTCGCGGCCTGTCAAACCCTTGCTCATCGCCGATCTCGCTACTTCTTCTTGCCTTCCTTGCGGAAGACATATTCGTCCTTGTACCTGACGCCCTTGCCCTTGTAGGGCTCCGGCGGGCGGAAGCGGCGGATCTCGGCGGCCACCTGGCCGACCCGCTGCTTGTCGATGCCACTGACGACGATCTCGGTCGGCTTCGGGCATTCGATGCTGATCCCCTCGGGGATCGGGTAATGCACGTCATGGCTGAAGCCCAGCGCAAGCTGCAGCTTGTTGCCCTGAACCTGGGCGCGGTAACCGACGCCCTGGATCTCCAGCTCCCGCTTGAAGCCGTCGCTGACACCGACGATGATGTTCGAGACGAGTGTCCGCGACAGGCCCCACTTCGCCCGCGCGTCCTTGGAGTCGTCGCGCGGACCGACCTTGATCCCGTCGTCGGTCATCTCGACGGACACCTCGTCATTGAGGACCACCGACAGTTCACCTTTCGGCCCCTTGGCCGAAACGCTCTGTCCGGCGATCGTCGCCGTTACGCCGCTAGGTACGGCTACCGGCCTTTTTCCGATACGCGACATCGAAATCGTCTCCGATCGTTCCCTTTGGCCGTCGTCAGAAGACGCGGCACAGTACCTCGCCGCCGACATTCTCTTCGCGCGCCTGCCAGTCCGGCATGACACCCTTGGGAGTCGACACGATCGACACGCCGAGGCCGTTGGAGACCGTCGGCAGGTTCTTCACCGAGGCATACACCCGGCGGCCCGGCTTGGAGACCCGCTCGATCTTGCGGATCACCGGCTCGCCGTCGAAATATTTGAGTTCGATCTCGAACTCAGCCTTGCCACCGTTGAATTCCACTTCGGAATATCCCCGGATGTAGCCTTCGGCCTGCAGTACGTCGAGCACGCGGCGGCGCAACGAAGACGCCGGCGTATTCACCTTGTTCTTGCGCCGCATCTGCGCGTTGCGGATGCGGGTGAGCATATCGCCCAGCGGATCACTCATGGCCATTGCTCGTTACCTCACCAGCTCGACTTGACCATGCCCGGGATCATGCCCCGAGACCCGAGTTCACGCAGCGCGATGCGCGAGAGCTTCAGCTTGCGGTACACCCCGCGCGGCCGGCCCGACACTTCGCAGCGGTTGCGGATGCGCGACGGCGCCGAGTTGCGCGGCAGCGCGGCAAGCTTCAGACGCGCCTGGAAACGCTCTTCCATCGACAGCGACTCGTCTTCGGCGATCGCCCTCAGCCGCTCGCGTTTGCCGGCATATTTCTTCACCAGGCGTGCGCGGTTCCGGTTCTTCTCGATCGCACTTTTCTTCGCCATATTAAAAAAACCTCCTGAGGTCTCCCGTTGCCGCGATCACGCGCGGAACGGGAAGTTGAAGGCCTTGAGCAAGGCCCGGGCCTCATCGTCGGTCTGCGCCGTGGTGCACACAACGATATCCATGCCCATTACGTGGTCGACCTTGTCGTAATCGATCTCCGGGAACACGATGTGCTCCTTGAGACCCATTGCGTAGTTGCCCCGACCGTCGAAGCTCTTCGGGTTCAGCCCGCGGAAGTCGCGAACCCGCGGCAGCGCGATGTTCACGAAACGGTCGAGAAATTCGTACATGCGCCCCTTGCGCAGCGTGACCTTGGCGCCGAGAGCCATGCCCTCGCGCACCTTGAAGCTGGCGATCGAGGTACGCGCATGCGTAACCAGCGCCTTCTGGCCGGCGATCAGGGTCAGGTCGTTCGCTGCCGCTTGGGCGCGCTTCTGGTCGCCAACCGCCTCGCCGACGCCCATGTTGAGCACGATCTTCTCGAGGCGCGGCAGTTTCATCTGGTTCGAGTAGCTAAACTCGTCCATGAGCTGACCACGAACGACGTCGCGATAGTGCGTCTTGAGCCTCGGCTCGTATGCTGCTTCAGCCATCGATCACTTCTCCGGACCGCTTGGCGAAACGCACCTTGCGGCCATCTTTCAGAATCTTGAATCCAACCCGGGTCGGTTTGCCGTCCTTGGGGTCGATCAGCGCCAGATTCGACAGATTGATCGGCGCTTCCTTCGCCTTGATACCGCCCTCTTCGGACGCCGTCTGCTTCTGGTGGCGCTGCACCATGTTCACGCCCTGAACGATCGCGCGGCTCTTGGCCGGCTCCATCTTCAAGACGTCACCGGACTTGCCCTTGTCGCGGCCGCTCAGCACTACGACACGGTCGCCCTTCTTGATCTTCGCCATCGACATCACAACACCTCCGGCGCGAGCGAAACGATCTTCATATGGTTCTTCGCACGCAACTCGCGAGGCACCGGGCCGAAAATACGGGTTCCGACGGGTTCTTTCTGGTTGTTCACCAGAACCGCGGCGTTGCGGTCAAAGCGGATCACGCTGCCGTCGGGGCGGCGGATATCCTTCGCGGTGCGCACGACGACGGCCTTCATGACGTCGCCCTTCTTCACACGTCCGCGCGGAATAGCCTCCTTCACCGACACCACTATGATGTCGCCGACGTGAGCGTACTTGCGCTTGGAACCGCCCAGCACCTTGATGCACTGCACCCGGCGCGCGCCCGAATTGTCGGCGACATCGAGACTTGTCTGCATCTGGATCATGGCCGGCCTCTTGTCCTTCTCTTCGCGGGCCCCTGCTTGAAATTATCGGGCGCGCGATGCCTTACCGTTAAAGTTCGTCTCTATTCCGCCAACGCTATCCAGCGCTTGTTGCGCGAGATCGGGGCGCATTCCTGGATCCGCACAATGTCACCGACCTTGAACTTATTGTCGGCATCATGAGCGTGATACTTCTTGCTCGTGCGAACCGTCTTCTTTAGCAGCGGATGCGCGTAACGGCGCTCCACCTGGACGACGATGGTCTTGTCGTTCTTGTCGCTGACGACGGTCCCGTGCAGAATTCGCTTCGGCATTTCACCTAACCTCAAGCCTTGGCCGCGCGGGCCTTGCCGGCGAGCACGGTGTTGATCCGCGCGATGTCCCTGCGCACCTGGCGCACCCGCGACGTGTTCTCTAGCTGACCGGTGGCCTGCTGGAAGCGCAGGTTGAACTGCTCCTTCTTCAGGTTAGCCAGTTCGCCCTTGAGCTCGTCTTCGGTCTTCGACCAGACCTCGCTCGCCTTCATTTCACCTACTCCGTTCACTCGCCGATGCGCGCGATGAAGCGCGTCTTGATCGGCAGTTTGGCAGCGCCGAGCCGCAGTGCCTCGCGGGCGACATCGGCCGGAACGCCGTCGATCTCGAACATGATCCGCCCGGGCTTGACCTTCGCCGCCCAGTATTCCGGCGTGCCCTTGCCCTTACCCATGCGGACTTCGGTCGGCTTCTTCGAAACCGGCACGTCCGGGAAGATGCGGATCCACACGCGACCGGCACGCTTCATGTGACGCGTGATGGCGCGACGCGCGGCCTCGATCTGGCGCGCCGTGATCCGCTCCGGCTCCATGGCCTTGATGCCGAAGGATCCGAAGTTGAGCTGGTTTCCCGTGCTCGCAACACCGCGAATGCGGCCTTTGTGCTGCTTACGGAATTTTGTGCGCTTGGGTTGAAGCATGGCTCTTCTCGTTCAGTTCCTGTGGGCCTTACTCAGACCGACGGCCCTCGCGACGGCTCGGACGTCCGCCGCCACCACTCTCGGCAGCCTCGGTCGCGCGACGCTCCGACGCCATCGGGTCGTGCTCGAGGATCTCGCCCTTGAAGATCCAGACCTTGACGCCGCATGTGCCGTAAGCCGTGATTGCCGTGGCCTCGCCGTAGTCGATGTCCGCGCGCAGGGTGTGAAGCGGCACACGGCCTTCCCGGTACCACTCCATCCGCGCGATCTCGGCGCCACCGAGGCGGCCGCCGCAGTTGATGCGGATACCGTCGGCGCCAAGGCGCATCGCAGACTGCACCGCACGCTTCATCGCCCGGCGGAACGACACACGCCGCTCCAGCTGCTGGGCAATCGAGTCAGCGACCAGCATCGCGTCGACTTCCGGCTTGCGCACCTCGACGATGTTGAGGTGCACCTCGGAGTCCGTCATCGCGCCGATCTTCTTGCGCAGCTTCTCGATATCCGCGCCCTTCTTGCCGATGACGATGCCCGGCCGAGCGGTATGGATGGTCACGCGACACTTCTTGTGCGGACGCTCGATGACGATCTTGGCGACCGCGGCCTGCTTCAGATCCTTCTTCAGCATCTCGCGGATCTTGATGTCCTCGTGGAGCAGCGAACCGTAGTCACGCGGGTTCGCGAACCAGCGCGAGTCCCACGTGCGGTTGATGCCCAGCCGCAGGCCGATCGGATTTACTTTCTGGCCCATCAGGCGGACTCCTCGACTTGTCTCACGACGATGGTCAGATGCGAGAACGGCTTGTGGATGCGGCCGACGCGACCGCGTGCACGCGGCGTCCACCGCTTCATCACCAGCGCCTTGCCGACATAGGCCTCGGCGACGACCAGGTCGTCGACGTCGAGGTCATGGTTGTTCTCGGCATTGGCGATAGCCGACTCCAGCGTCTTCTTGACGTCCTTGGCGATCCGCTTCTTCGAGAAGGTCAGATCGGCGAGCGCCGACGCCACCTTCTTGCCGCGGATCGCGGCGGCCACGAGATTGAGCTTCTGCGGGCTGATACGCACATTGCGCATCACCGCTTTCGCCTCGTTCTCGGGCAGAGTGCGTTCGCGAGCGGCCTTGCCCATCGCTTACTTCCTCTTCGCCTTTTTGTCGGCCGTGTGGCCGTAATACGTACGGCTCGGCGAGAACTCGCCGAACTTATGGCCCACCATGTCTTCGCTGACCTGCACCGGGATGTGCTTCTGGCCGTTGTAGACACCAAAGGTGAGGCCGACGAACTGCGGCAGGATCGTCGAGCGACGGCTCCAGATCTTGATCACCTCGTTACGGCCAGACTGCCGCGAGGCATCCGCCTTCTTGAGGAGATAGCCGTCTACAAACGGCCCCTTCCGGACTGAACGGGTCATCGGTTAGCCCTACTTCTTCTTCAAGTGACGCGAGCGCAGAATGAATTTCTGCGTCGCCTTGTTACGACGGGTCTTCTTACCCTTCGTCGGCTTGCCCCACGGGGTGACCGGGTGGCGACCGCCAGACGTACGGCCTTCACCGCCGCCGTGCGGATGGTCGACAGGGTTCATGGCGACGCCGCGAACCGCAGGACGCTTGCCCCGCCAGCGCGACCGGCCAGCCTTGCCGTCGTTGATGTTGGAGTGGTCCGAGTTGGACACGGCCCCGACAGTAGCCATGCACGCACCGTGCACCAGGCGCTGCTCGCCGGAATTCAGCCGCAGGATTGCATACCCTGAGTCGCGGCCAACAAGCTGCACATAAGTGCCGGCGGAACGCGCAATCTGACCACCCTTGCCGGGCTTCATCTCGACGTTGTGCACGATCGTCCCGATCGGAACGGCCGACAGCGGCATCGCGTTGCCCGGCTTCACGTCCGCCTGCTTGGAAGCGATGACCGTGTCACCGACACCCAGCCGCTGCGGCGCCAGGATGTAGGCCAGCTCGCCGTCCTCGTACTTGATCAGCGCGATGAACGCAGACCGGTTCGGATCGTATTCGAGCCGCTCGACTGTGCCGCGAACATCGAATTTCGTACGCTTGAAGTCGACAACGCGGTAGAGCCGCTTGTGTCCGCCGCCGCGCCGGCGCGCCGTGATACGGCCCGCGTTGTTGCGTCCGCCCGACTTGGTCAGGCCTTCGGTCAGCTTCTTGACCGGGCCGCCCTTCCACAGATTGGCGCGGTCGACGATCACCAGCTGGCGCTGGCCCGGCGTCGTCGGATTGAAGGTCTTGAGTGCCATTGTTCTATTACCCTCGCCTTACGCGCCTCAAAGGCCCGTCGTGACGTCGATGGCGTGGCCCTCTTCGAGGGTCACAATCGCCTTCTTGACGTCATTCTGTTTGCCCTTGATGCCGCGGAAGCGCTTAACCTTGCCCTTCCGCACGAGCGTATTCACGTTCTTCACCTTGACCGAGAACAGCGCCTCGACGGCCGCCTTGATCTCCGGCTTGGTGGCCGTCGGGGCCACCTTGAACACGACCTGGTTCTGCTCCGAAGCCAACGTCGACTTCTCGGTGATCACCGGCGCGACCAGGATGTCGTAGTGCTTGAGATTGGTCATTTGAACCGTTCCTCCAGCGCCTCTACGGCGGCCTTGGTCAGCACCAGCTTGTCGCGGCGCAGGATGTCGTAGACGTTGATGCCCTGCACCGGCAGCACATCGACGGACGCCAGGTTGCGCGAGGCCAGCCGGAAGTTGTTCTCAAGCTCCTTGCCGTCGACGACGAGCGCCGAGGTTAGGCCGAGCTTCGCGAACTTCTCCGCAAGCGCCTTTGTCTTCGCGCTGTCGGCAGCGGCGCTGTCGACCACGATGAGCGCATCCGACTTCGCCTTGGACGACAGCGCGTGCTTCAGCGCCAGCATCCGCACCTTCTTCGGCAGATCGTGCGCATGGCTGCGGACGACCGGTCCGAACGCCTTGCCGCCGCCGCGGAACTGCGGCGCGGTGCGCGCACCGTGCCGGGCACGACCGGTGCCCTTCTGCTTGAACATCTTCGCAGTGGTCCCGCTGACCTCGCTGCGGCGCTTGCTCTTGTGCGTGCCG
This window encodes:
- the rpsC gene encoding 30S ribosomal protein S3, with the protein product MGQKVNPIGLRLGINRTWDSRWFANPRDYGSLLHEDIKIREMLKKDLKQAAVAKIVIERPHKKCRVTIHTARPGIVIGKKGADIEKLRKKIGAMTDSEVHLNIVEVRKPEVDAMLVADSIAQQLERRVSFRRAMKRAVQSAMRLGADGIRINCGGRLGGAEIARMEWYREGRVPLHTLRADIDYGEATAITAYGTCGVKVWIFKGEILEHDPMASERRATEAAESGGGGRPSRREGRRSE
- the rpmC gene encoding 50S ribosomal protein L29, with the protein product MKASEVWSKTEDELKGELANLKKEQFNLRFQQATGQLENTSRVRQVRRDIARINTVLAGKARAAKA
- the rplR gene encoding 50S ribosomal protein L18 — encoded protein: MSKGLTGREKRTMRVRRALRRAANGRPRLSVHRSSKNIYAQVIDDAAGRTLASASTLEKDLRGALKTGADRAAAEAVGKLVAERAVEAGIKQVVFDRGGYLYHGRVKALADAAREVGLEF
- the rplV gene encoding 50S ribosomal protein L22, yielding MGKAARERTLPENEAKAVMRNVRISPQKLNLVAAAIRGKKVASALADLTFSKKRIAKDVKKTLESAIANAENNHDLDVDDLVVAEAYVGKALVMKRWTPRARGRVGRIHKPFSHLTIVVRQVEESA
- the rplB gene encoding 50S ribosomal protein L2 → MALKTFNPTTPGQRQLVIVDRANLWKGGPVKKLTEGLTKSGGRNNAGRITARRRGGGHKRLYRVVDFKRTKFDVRGTVERLEYDPNRSAFIALIKYEDGELAYILAPQRLGVGDTVIASKQADVKPGNAMPLSAVPIGTIVHNVEMKPGKGGQIARSAGTYVQLVGRDSGYAILRLNSGEQRLVHGACMATVGAVSNSDHSNINDGKAGRSRWRGKRPAVRGVAMNPVDHPHGGGEGRTSGGRHPVTPWGKPTKGKKTRRNKATQKFILRSRHLKKK
- the secY gene encoding preprotein translocase subunit SecY, which gives rise to MASAAEQLAANLNFGALAKATELKQRIWFTLGALLVYRLGTYIPLPGINPQAVADMFQQQSSGILGMFNMFAGGAVERMAIFALNIMPYISASIIVQLLTAVSPHLEQLKKEGEQGRKTLNQYTRYGTVFLAAVQAYGIAVGLEGAGTVVNDPGMFFRFTTVITLTGGTVFLMWLGEQITQRGVGNGISLIIFAGIVAGLPSAIAGMLELGRQGAMSTGIILAIFVMAVAVIAFIVFVERAQRRLLIQYPKRQVGNRMFQGDSSHLPLKLNTAGVIPPIFASSLLLLPITVANFSSGEGPAWLTTVTALLGHGQPLYMLFYAVGIIFFAFFYTAVVFNPADTADNLKKHGGFIPGIRPGERTAQYIDYVLTRITVIGAIYLTLVCLLPEFLVTAWNVPFYFGGTSLLIVVSVTMDTVSQVQGHLLAHQYEGLVKKSRLRGGRRNR
- the rplN gene encoding 50S ribosomal protein L14, producing MIQMQTSLDVADNSGARRVQCIKVLGGSKRKYAHVGDIIVVSVKEAIPRGRVKKGDVMKAVVVRTAKDIRRPDGSVIRFDRNAAVLVNNQKEPVGTRIFGPVPRELRAKNHMKIVSLAPEVL
- the rplF gene encoding 50S ribosomal protein L6, producing MSRIGKRPVAVPSGVTATIAGQSVSAKGPKGELSVVLNDEVSVEMTDDGIKVGPRDDSKDARAKWGLSRTLVSNIIVGVSDGFKRELEIQGVGYRAQVQGNKLQLALGFSHDVHYPIPEGISIECPKPTEIVVSGIDKQRVGQVAAEIRRFRPPEPYKGKGVRYKDEYVFRKEGKKK
- the rplD gene encoding 50S ribosomal protein L4, with protein sequence MKIDVIALDGKKSGSVDLSDEIFGLEPRADLLQRMVRWQLAARQAGTHKSKRRSEVSGTTAKMFKQKGTGRARHGARTAPQFRGGGKAFGPVVRSHAHDLPKKVRMLALKHALSSKAKSDALIVVDSAAADSAKTKALAEKFAKLGLTSALVVDGKELENNFRLASRNLASVDVLPVQGINVYDILRRDKLVLTKAAVEALEERFK
- the rpsE gene encoding 30S ribosomal protein S5; protein product: MAGRVREDRERDSEFVDKLVHINRVAKVVKGGRRFGFAALVVVGDQKGRVGFGHGKAREVPEAIRKATDAAKRSMVRVPLREGRTLHHDVAGRWGAGRVVLRAAPPGTGIIAGGPMRAVFETLGVQDVVAKSLGSSNPYNMVRATFQALKAEDSPRSVAARRGLKVSALQSRRRDAVGDAAAEA
- the rplP gene encoding 50S ribosomal protein L16; the protein is MLQPKRTKFRKQHKGRIRGVASTGNQLNFGSFGIKAMEPERITARQIEAARRAITRHMKRAGRVWIRIFPDVPVSKKPTEVRMGKGKGTPEYWAAKVKPGRIMFEIDGVPADVAREALRLGAAKLPIKTRFIARIGE
- the rplO gene encoding 50S ribosomal protein L15, with the protein product MKLNEIADRPGAKHARKRVGRGIGSGLGKTAGRGHKGQKSRSGVAIKGFEGGQMPLHRRLPKRGFNNISAKSFAVVNLDRIQTAIDAGKLDAKQAVTSEILVAAGIARRTKDGVRLLGGGELTAKVSFQVQGASKNAVAAVEKAGGSIEIAALAPKAAAEPPKSKKAAERASKAKTPAAKTSAASEDKQG
- the rpsH gene encoding 30S ribosomal protein S8, giving the protein MAMSDPLGDMLTRIRNAQMRRKNKVNTPASSLRRRVLDVLQAEGYIRGYSEVEFNGGKAEFEIELKYFDGEPVIRKIERVSKPGRRVYASVKNLPTVSNGLGVSIVSTPKGVMPDWQAREENVGGEVLCRVF
- the rpsN gene encoding 30S ribosomal protein S14 encodes the protein MAKKSAIEKNRNRARLVKKYAGKRERLRAIAEDESLSMEERFQARLKLAALPRNSAPSRIRNRCEVSGRPRGVYRKLKLSRIALRELGSRGMIPGMVKSSW
- the rpsQ gene encoding 30S ribosomal protein S17 — translated: MPKRILHGTVVSDKNDKTIVVQVERRYAHPLLKKTVRTSKKYHAHDADNKFKVGDIVRIQECAPISRNKRWIALAE
- a CDS encoding 50S ribosomal protein L23; this translates as MTNLKHYDILVAPVITEKSTLASEQNQVVFKVAPTATKPEIKAAVEALFSVKVKNVNTLVRKGKVKRFRGIKGKQNDVKKAIVTLEEGHAIDVTTGL
- the rplX gene encoding 50S ribosomal protein L24, whose translation is MAKIKKGDRVVVLSGRDKGKSGDVLKMEPAKSRAIVQGVNMVQRHQKQTASEEGGIKAKEAPINLSNLALIDPKDGKPTRVGFKILKDGRKVRFAKRSGEVIDG
- the rpsS gene encoding 30S ribosomal protein S19, with protein sequence MTRSVRKGPFVDGYLLKKADASRQSGRNEVIKIWSRRSTILPQFVGLTFGVYNGQKHIPVQVSEDMVGHKFGEFSPSRTYYGHTADKKAKRK
- the rpmD gene encoding 50S ribosomal protein L30; the protein is MAKKSGKTITVEQIGSPIRRPGDQRATLIGLGLNKMHKRRTLEDTPAVRGMITKVQHLVRVVEEN
- the rplE gene encoding 50S ribosomal protein L5; this translates as MAEAAYEPRLKTHYRDVVRGQLMDEFSYSNQMKLPRLEKIVLNMGVGEAVGDQKRAQAAANDLTLIAGQKALVTHARTSIASFKVREGMALGAKVTLRKGRMYEFLDRFVNIALPRVRDFRGLNPKSFDGRGNYAMGLKEHIVFPEIDYDKVDHVMGMDIVVCTTAQTDDEARALLKAFNFPFRA